The DNA window CGCGGCACAGAAATCGTGGTGCGCCTGCATTACCGTGCGCCGCTGGGCAGCACTGGAGCAGTCGTCGCCCGCGCTCTTGGCGAAGAGCCGTCTCAGCAACTCCGCGACGACCTGATGCGCTTCAAGCGTGAACAGGAACTCGGATTTCACCCGACCACCGAGGGGCAGACCAGCGGGCGGGCGGCCAAGCAGGAATCCCAGCAGAAAGACAGGCCACAGTCACAGCCCGGCGGAAGCGCAGCGGCTCAGGGAGGTACACGGTGAAGGCAGTTATCTGGCAGGGAACCAACAAGATCGGGGTGGAGACGGTGCCCGACCCCACACTGCTGCTGCCCACCGACGCCATCGTCAAGATTTCCTCGACGGCGATCTGCGGCTCTGATCTGCATCTGCTCGACGGGCGAATTCCCAGCATGGAGAAGGGCGACATCCTGGGTCACGAGTTCATGGGAGAAGTGGTCGAGGTCGGCAGAGACGTAAAGAAGCTGAAAGTCGGTGACAGGGTGGTGGTGCCCTTCAACCTGGCGTGCGGCGTCTGCGATCCCTGCAAACGCGGGTTTTTCAGCGCCTGCGACAATTCCAATCCCAATCACCGCATGGCCGAGGCGCTGTACGGCGGCGTCAGTGGAGGCGGCCTGTTCGGCTACTCGCACATCTACGGCGGGTATGCGGGTGGACAGGCCCAGTATGTGCGCGTGCCGTTTGCCGACGTGGGGCCGTTCAAGATCGAATCGGATCTGCGCGACGAACAGGTTCTTTTCCTGACCGATATCTTCCCGACCGGCTATCAGGCTGCCGAGCAGTGCGGCATCATGGCGGGGCGAGACGTGGTGGCGGTGTTCGGCGCTGGTCCGGTGGGTCAGTTTGCGGCCAGGAGCGCTCAGATGCTGGGAGCGGCGCAGGTGATCGTGATCGACCGCGTGCCCGAGCGCCTTCAGATGGCAGAGGCTGCCGGGGCCATGACCATCAACTACGAAAAAGAGGACGTGCTGACTGCGCTGCGCGAGGCGACGGGCGGGCGAGGCCCCGATCACGTGATCGACGCAGTGGGCATGGAGGCGCACGGACACGGCCCCGGGGCACTGCTCGACGAAGTGCAGGTGAAGGCCAGAATCAGCTTCGACCGGATCACGGCCCTGCGCTGGGCCATCATGAGCTGCGCCAAGGGCGGCACCGTGAGTATGCCCGGCGTGTACGGCGGCTTAATCGACAAGTTACCGATGGGCGCGGCCTTTGCCAAAGGTCTGATCTTCCGCATGGGCCAGACGCATACTCACCGGTACCTGGGGCCGCTGCTGTCGCGGATCGAGGCGGGCGAGATCGATCCCAGCTTCGTCATCACCCACCGCGCCACGCTCGATCAGGCTCCCGAGCTGTACAAGACCTTCCGTGACAAGCACGACGGCTGCATCAAAGTGGTTCTCAATCCCTGGGGCTGAGCCGGGCAGCACGACGTTTTCAGCAAGATGACCAGAGCAGCGCTCCTCCTGTGGGCGCTGTTCTGCTGCTGGTTTTCGACTGGCAATATCCTCTGTTCGGTGCTCAGATCGGCTCTCTGATCAGCTCTATCAGGTGATCCAGCACCCGTTCGCCTTCCATGCCCAGGCCGTTGTGCTCATATTCGTTGGTCAGCCACATCCGCAGATTCCCGATCAGTGCAGCGGTTTCCTCCGAGTATTCGCGCTCGACGTACATGTCGTTGGCGTAGACGGCAGCCGCCACCGGCACCGTGTTGGCCCGCAGGCGCTCAGCGTCGTACAGCTTCGGCCAGGGTTCGTGGGCCAGCTGTTCGGCGGCCTGGGCCAGCGGGCGAAGCGCTGCCGATTCCTCGAACATCCAGGGGTAGACCATCTCGCCGGTAAACCACTCCGCCGGAAAGCTGTCCGGATATTCGCGCTGAGCGGCCCAGCCGCTGACCACACCGTCGGCGTAACAGGCCTCGTGCAGCGCGGCATACAGCGGATTTCGGGCGAATGAAAACTCGGCCTCGATATCTTGCAGGAAGGCAGATGAGCCGAAGGGCTGATCGAGCAGATAAAACACATGCTCCAGGCCGCGCTGCATTCCCATTCCCTGCCCGATCTGCCTGAACCGCTGAGAGGTGAGGCGGTCGCCGGAGGGCAGCCGGATCTCCTCGCTGCTCAGGCGGGCATGGATGGCCCGGACCGTTTCCAGATGCTGAGGATAACGGGCGTAGAAGCGGCGGTTTCGGTCTGCCACGCGCTGATAGGTGGCCCGGTAGACCTCTTCGGTGGGCCTTCCGATGGGCGGCAGCCCTCCGGTGATGAAGGCTTCGCGCAGCCCATGCGGGGCAAACGACAGGTACGTGACCACGCAGAAGCCGCCGAAGCTCTGGCCCAGCACACTCCAGGTATCCACACCCAGCGTCTGCCGGATCAGTTCGGCGTCGCGCACGATGGCGTCGGCCCGGAAGTGGCGCAGATAGGCGACCTGCTCTTCGGTGCTCATGCCCGGCAGCGTGCCGACCGGTGTGGATCGCCCGGTGCCGCGCTGGTCGAGCAGCAGAAGACGGTAGTCGCGCAGGGCCCGCTTCATCCAGCCGGAAGCCCCGGTGGGCCGCGCCGCCTCAAAGCCGGGGCCGCCCTGAAAGTACACCAGAAACGGTCTCTCCTTGCCGTCCGGGTCGGCCACCTCGCGTGCGAACACGCTGATCTGAGGGCCGTCTGGCTGCGTATGGTCGAGAGGCACACTGAATTCGTGATCGGTCAGCAGAAGACCGGCGAGGCGGTACGGCTGGGGCATGCTTCAACTCTACGGGTTGAAGGCGGCGCGGTCAGCACGAACAACATCATGAGGGAAGAGTGAACAGAAAGTGATCTGCAAATGACACCCCCACTCTCTGAAGTTGTGTTTATCCTTGAGCAGGCCCCATCTGAACTTTTTGAATGCCGTTTTGACGAACTTCGGCCCCGCCCAACCCTGCTGCGCCTCTGTGCCGAGCTTCGACGGTGCTGAACGCGACTGGACTGAACGCCGCCGTAAAGGAGATCCATGAAGACTCGATTAGGTGCTGTGACGTTGCTGGGCCTTGCCCTGACCCTCTCGGCCTGCGGAGGCGGTTCCGACGGAACGCCCGCTCCCTCGCCCGACACCTTCTCGCTCGGCACGCTCACACCGGGGCAGCCGCAGGAAATCAGTACCAAGCTGAAGATCAACATCGTGATGGTGGGCTACCATCCCACAGCGCCCGGTCAGGTGGTGGGGCCGCAGGACGTCAATCCCGGCGACTTCCTTCAGGAACTGCCCGCCTCCGGACGCAATGTGGCCCGGATTCCCTCGGCGTATTCGCCCACCGTCAGCGGCAACGAGCCGACCGGCAACGCCTACAACTACGATTACAACGTCGTCTATGCCAACCAGAGCTTCGAGGACGGGTTCTTCTCGTACCTCGGGAGCCACGGCACCGACAAACCGGTGACCTTCTACCAGAAGGCCTACAACTGCCAGAACATTCCTGCCGACGGCAGCGCCCCTTCCTGTGACACGCCTGCCAGCAACATTTCGCTGCCGATCACAGGCAATCTGGAAATTGACGGAACGACCGCCGAGAACTGGCTGGCCGACAACGCTTCCAGTATCGGCGTGGACAGCAGCCAGTACACGATCTTTCTGGTGAACTGGTACGGTCGCCCCGACTTCAAATTCCACAGTTACACCCAGGCCAGCGCTGCCGACAGCGACACGGGCACGGTCTTCGGCAGCAGAGCCTCGCGGCGACTGAACGCCTGGGGCGGCACGGTGCGCGGCACCCAGACCCAGCGCGTGTGGTTCTACGATCTGTCGGCCAACCCAGAAGCCTGGACCTCGAACTGGAACATTACCGATGCTGATGTGGACGGCGACGGTGTGCCCGATTACCGCATGCCGCCCATCTGGGAATACGGCACCAGAAAGGCCAGCTACCGCCTGTTCAGCAGGGTCGGAGCCGATCTGGCGAAGGTCACGCGGTATGTGGCGCTCGACCTGCTGTTCACGCCCTCGCCCATCTACCGTGTGGCCCTCACGCCGCCCGATATGCCCGAGTCGATCAACCTGAATGTGGCGCTGGAGCAGGGTGCGGGCGCGACGCCGCAGGGAAGCGTGCTGAACCCCGGTCTGTCGCAGTCCCGCCTGCAGGTGCTTCAGCCGTTCGCCAAGCTGACCAACTCGGTACGGACTTCGCCGCTCACGGGCGACCTGCGTGCCGATTACCTGTGTCTGTTCCCCACCGTATCTGCCGATGTCTGCTCACCTGACCGCGCCGATCCGACGGGCGACCGGCTGTTCGTGCGCGGTCTGAACGAGGTGCGCGAACTGTACAAGACCAGCACCGCGTATCAGGTGCCCATCTACGCCTTCAACGACGATCAGGAAAGTCAGGACGGTCTGCTGGGCGTCGCCATCGACGACGGTGTGACCGGGACGCAGGCGCTGGTGTATTCCTTCCTGACGCCCAGCACCTTTGCCGACTTCGGCTACGGCTTTACCGATACCATCACCCACGAAACCGGGCACCATTTCAGCCTGTCTCACCCGCACGACGGCTACGACAGCAGCCAGAACGTCGAGTACGGCCCCAGCGGCGAATTTGCTTACGTCAATGCCGGAGACATGAGCCATACCGTCATGTCGTACAACGACCTCTCGCGCGACTTTGGACAGTTCAACCTCGACAGCCAGTACCGCTACCTGACCGCCGCGTACCTGAACAACGCGGGCGCGGTGCTGCAACTGGTGCAGCAGGCGGGTACCGACAAGGTGGCAGCGGTCAGATCGGTGGCCCAGAGCGCCGATGCCCAGTTTGCCCAGGCGCTCTCCAGCTACCGCGCCATGAACTATCTGGACGCCGCCACCCAGGCCCACAGCGCCTACCGCTCGGTGATCGACGCGGCGCGGGCAGCGGGTGTCAGCGTGCAGGCCTACAAGTGGTACGAGCGGCTGAATGGGCTGTCGCTCGGGCAGGCGGGCGTGCCGCGCCGGGTCAACAACTATCTCCCGGTGCAGGGAACAGCCATCCGGCCCGAAACCAACGAATTCCTGAACAAACTGCGGAACTCGCCCTGAGACTGATCTGAAGGCGTCAGCCAGAATTCAGGTTGGTGCGCCACACTGAGCCATGTTCACACGGGTTCCGGGAAAGAACCACACCGCTGCTGATGGCGCGGCTGTGTCGGTTCTTCCCGGAACCCGTTCTTCGTGTTCAGGCCGGACCGCAGTGGCTCCCGTTCCACAGCCGGATAAACTGCCATCTGGACCGCGTGCCGGGTCGCTGCTCGCCGCCACGTTCATGCTGTGTTTCCTGTCGGGACAGGCACAGCCGAGAACGGTCGGCGCTCCTGTCCCGGGCCTGCTCCAGCCGCCTTCCGTGCGTCCAGCCGCGCCCATGAATCCTTTTGCGAGCACCAGCCCACAGCTCAATGCGGCCCGTCCGGTGCTCGAACTGCTGGTCACGCTGGCGCAACTCCGCACGCAGGCGGCGGCCCTGGCCCTGACGCCGGAACAGGTCGGTGAGCTGCACCGCACGCTGGCCCCACTGCTGGGCGGCGCAGAACTGCCGGTGACGGAGGCAGACCCGCTGCGTGAAGCGCTGATCGGTGTGCTCACGTCTGTTCAGCGGCAGCAGTTGGCCGACCAGCGTGAAGTGCAGACAGCCCGGCTGCGGGCGCTGCTGTCGCGTGCCCGTCTGGCCTCCGGCGATGGTGGCCCGCAGACGGCACGTTTCGCCTACAGCCAGTGGATCGGCTCGGCAGCAGTCTCGGCGCTGCTGGACGATCTGGGGCCTGCTGCTGTGACTCGCACGGTGCAGCCAGCGGCGCAGCTCACCGATCAGGCTCTGTCGGGCCTCTAGCGCTCCGGTTCGGCAAGTCCTCCCCTGTGCCCTGGCAACCGTGTCGCCAGAACAGGGGAGGGCTGCTTCATTGAGGATCGGTGGAGAGCGGGCGCGGCGGTGTCGTCATCTTCTCGTGGCACGATGGAAGCGATGCCCAGCGAAGCTTTCTGGATTCTCGAAACCGACCGCACCGCCTACGCCCTGGCCCTCAGCCCCGAGGGAGCCGTCGTACAGACCTACTGGGGGCCAAAACTGCCCAGATCGCAGGATTATCCGCGTCCAGCCGTCACGAAGGAATGGGCGTCGTTCAATCTGCCCGCCCATCTGCTGCGCGAGGAATATCCGGGCCAGGGCGGGGCGAAGTACACCGAAGCCTGCCTCGTCGCCACCTTCCCGGACGGCACCCGCGACCTAGATCTGAGATACGTGGAAGCGGAGCAGGTGGGCGACACGCTGAACATCCATCTGAAAGACGCCGTGTTTGCGCTGGCGGTCACGCTGCATTACCGCGTCCATGCCGCCACCGATCTGATCGAGCGCTGGGCCACCGTTCAGAACAGCGGAGACGGCGCAGTGGAGCTGAACCGCGTCCTCTCGGCGCAGTGGCATGTGCCGGTGGGTCAGCCCTACCGCCTGACGCACCTCACGGGCCGCTGGAACGACGAGTTTCATATCGAGCAGCAGCCCCTGACCCACGGTGTCACGGTGCTGGAGTCCCGCCGCCTGACCACCAGCCATCAGCACAGCCCCTTCTTTCAGCTCGATGCGGGCGACGCGGGTGAGGAACACGGCGAGGTGTGGTTCGGCGCACTCGCCTGGAGCGGCAACTGGAAACTGACGGCAGAGGTCACGGACTCGTTGCAGACGCGCCTGAGCATGGGCGTGAACGACTGGGACTTTGCGTGGCGGCTGGGAGCAGGCGAGCGCTTCCAGACGCCCGCGTGTCTCGGCGGGTACACCGCGCAGGGCTTCGGGGCTGCCAGCCGCGCCCTGCACGAATTCATCCGTCAGGAGGTGCTGCCCGACGGACACGCGCTGCGAAAGGTGCTGTACAACTCCTGGGAGGCGACCTTCTTCGATGTCGAGGAGGCGTCACAGGCCGAACTGGCCGAGGTGGCTGCCGGGCTGGGCGTCGAGCTGTTCGTGGTCGATGACGGCTGGTTTCACGGCAGGAATTCCGACCGGGCAGGACTGGGCGACTGGTGGCCCGACGAGCGCAAATTTCCCGGCGGCCTGACCCCGCTGATCGAACGGGTAAAGGCGCTGGGCATGGAATTCGGGCTGTGGATCGAGCCGGAGATGGTCAATCCCGATTCCGACCTGTACCGCGCCCACCCCGACTGGGTGATTCACTTTCCCAGCCGCCCACGGACCGAGGCCCGCAATCAGCTCATTCTGAATCTGGCCCGCAGCGACGTGCAGGACTACCTGATTTCGCTGCTCGACAGGCTGCTGGCAACGCACGATATCCGATTCATCAAGTGGGATATGAACCGCAACGTGTCGGAACCCGGCTGGCCGGACGCGGGCACCGACGGCGTGCACGAGGCGCGTGAACTGTGGGTGCGCTACGTGCAGGGCCTGTACCGCGTGTGGGGCACGCTGAAGGAGCGTCATCCCGGCGTGACCTGGCAGAGCTGTTCCGGGGGCGGGGGCCGCGCCGATCTGGGAATTCTGCGGCTGGCCCAGCAGATC is part of the Deinococcus sp. KNUC1210 genome and encodes:
- a CDS encoding zinc-dependent alcohol dehydrogenase, with the protein product MKAVIWQGTNKIGVETVPDPTLLLPTDAIVKISSTAICGSDLHLLDGRIPSMEKGDILGHEFMGEVVEVGRDVKKLKVGDRVVVPFNLACGVCDPCKRGFFSACDNSNPNHRMAEALYGGVSGGGLFGYSHIYGGYAGGQAQYVRVPFADVGPFKIESDLRDEQVLFLTDIFPTGYQAAEQCGIMAGRDVVAVFGAGPVGQFAARSAQMLGAAQVIVIDRVPERLQMAEAAGAMTINYEKEDVLTALREATGGRGPDHVIDAVGMEAHGHGPGALLDEVQVKARISFDRITALRWAIMSCAKGGTVSMPGVYGGLIDKLPMGAAFAKGLIFRMGQTHTHRYLGPLLSRIEAGEIDPSFVITHRATLDQAPELYKTFRDKHDGCIKVVLNPWG
- a CDS encoding alpha/beta fold hydrolase → MPQPYRLAGLLLTDHEFSVPLDHTQPDGPQISVFAREVADPDGKERPFLVYFQGGPGFEAARPTGASGWMKRALRDYRLLLLDQRGTGRSTPVGTLPGMSTEEQVAYLRHFRADAIVRDAELIRQTLGVDTWSVLGQSFGGFCVVTYLSFAPHGLREAFITGGLPPIGRPTEEVYRATYQRVADRNRRFYARYPQHLETVRAIHARLSSEEIRLPSGDRLTSQRFRQIGQGMGMQRGLEHVFYLLDQPFGSSAFLQDIEAEFSFARNPLYAALHEACYADGVVSGWAAQREYPDSFPAEWFTGEMVYPWMFEESAALRPLAQAAEQLAHEPWPKLYDAERLRANTVPVAAAVYANDMYVEREYSEETAALIGNLRMWLTNEYEHNGLGMEGERVLDHLIELIREPI
- a CDS encoding alpha-galactosidase is translated as MPSEAFWILETDRTAYALALSPEGAVVQTYWGPKLPRSQDYPRPAVTKEWASFNLPAHLLREEYPGQGGAKYTEACLVATFPDGTRDLDLRYVEAEQVGDTLNIHLKDAVFALAVTLHYRVHAATDLIERWATVQNSGDGAVELNRVLSAQWHVPVGQPYRLTHLTGRWNDEFHIEQQPLTHGVTVLESRRLTTSHQHSPFFQLDAGDAGEEHGEVWFGALAWSGNWKLTAEVTDSLQTRLSMGVNDWDFAWRLGAGERFQTPACLGGYTAQGFGAASRALHEFIRQEVLPDGHALRKVLYNSWEATFFDVEEASQAELAEVAAGLGVELFVVDDGWFHGRNSDRAGLGDWWPDERKFPGGLTPLIERVKALGMEFGLWIEPEMVNPDSDLYRAHPDWVIHFPSRPRTEARNQLILNLARSDVQDYLISLLDRLLATHDIRFIKWDMNRNVSEPGWPDAGTDGVHEARELWVRYVQGLYRVWGTLKERHPGVTWQSCSGGGGRADLGILRLAQQIWISDNTHAAARLAIQDGYSRVFPANTMEAWVTDADRGTLPLPFRFHVSMLGTLGLGGHLARWTPEERAVAREQVARYKEVREVVQRGDQYRLRSAQQQPFSAVEYVSKDRSEAVLFAFRTHIARPTELPPLSLRGLDAGALYTLDVSGETKSGAAWMSVGLTLTLKDFESVVWRLRRVQEAE